tgacggtggattccacgaccactgaaaaactcaatacacgacggtgatttaccgtcgtctttttgcttatttgtAGTAGTGTGCCAGGCTACTTGTGAATCTTGAAGAGCTCAACATAGCGGACTGCTGGGAAATGGAAACTATAGTCAGATCTGcagatgaaaatgaaaaagaggatCAGACGAGCATGACTTTGTTTCCCAAACTAAATAGTTTTGATCTAGACGAGCTTCCGAGTCTTGAGAGTCTTTGTTCTGATCCTTCTACTTCTTTATGTTCAACCGCCAAAGTTATGTCTGTGAAAAGATGCTACAAACTGAAGAAATTGGCTTCAGTAATTCCACAGATAAAAAAGTTGGAGAAAGATTCAACAGCTCATCACGAAGACGAAGACGAAGGTATTTCATCAGGATCATGTGGATGTACACCTTATTCATGTGGCCCAATGACCAAACCAACTTCAAGAAGAAATATTGTTCAAATATTGCCACGTCCAGTCAATCAAGAGGTAAgcatttcaatttatttctatGAACCTCTACCCTAGAGCTACAATTGAGAATGACAATTGACATTGccatattgaaattatataaattatatacgGTTTACTCAATTGATGTTTGATTTTCTAGGTTGCACCAACAAATCTTGATCAAGACTCAAACGATTACGATAATCTAGAACGTCTTTCTGTACAATCTTGTGAGTCATTGGAAGTTGTTTTCCAACTCAAGGGACCAAAGGCTGTGGAAAGCCACAATGTTCAAGCATTCAATAAGTTGTGTTACTTGTTGTTAAACGAATTGCCAAGTTTAATGCACGTATGGGAAACGGGCGGTTCACCTCATATCACAGGCTTTGGAAACTTAACATTCTTAAGTGTATCCCACTGTGGCAGTTTGCGATATTTGTTCTTGTCAACTGTAGCCAAGCTCCTTATCAGTTTAAAGGACTTAAAAGTTGGGAATTGTGAGAAGATTGAACAAGTTATTGCAGAAGCAGATACTGAATGTGTTGACCAAGAAATTACATTTCGTCAACTGAATTCCATAACGCTTGAAGATCTACCAaacctcatttgtttctctatTGAAGCTTATACTTTGAAGTTTCCATGTTTGAGGGAATTGAAGGTTATAAGATGTCCAGATTTAAGGACATTTGCTTCTAAGGTTGTCAGCGCACATTCTGTAATCAAAGTACAGACAGAGTTCGGAAAGTCTGAGTGGATGGGGGACCTCAATAGCACTATAGGGAACATTCATGAAAAAAGGTATGCTCTTGAATGTTTACTGGTGTTTAATCAATAATATAACAATAAAAGTGTTCCTTTTTCAAACCTGATTGCATCTCAATAATAcacattcttttcttttgaatacAGGGAAACACAGAGAAGTGCAGAGGtgagtatatatatgtaaactTCTATATTAAGGGAACACTGAGGTTTGCATATcttactataaaaaaaatatgccaTATTAacgaaaaaattaaattgagttAGCAAGATCAAATTACAATTTTAAtgatataaacaaaaaaaaaaaaaaattaagtgtGAGAATGTTTAAGCTTCGATTTGACAATAAATTACAATGTATTTCATGTTTGTttgaggtttttttaattcaagtgTTCTATCATTGCGATATAGTAGAcgtaaacaaaacaaacaacctAATTTTGGTTGGTATCTCATTAGAACATCTCCAATGGGCTCCTCCCTAGATGAGATTCTAAGTTAAAATTTAGAGTGAATTTCAAGAACCCAACTCCAAATATGCTCCTGTCTTGATCTTAAAATAAGGAGACCCCTGGGTGCTCTAAAATATGAGATAGAAATGTACACTTATATCTGTACATCGTTCTCTTCACACCCTTTCTCTTGTTGAACAAAATACTCCTTGCAAGCCAAATCGCACAAAGGAAATCATTAAGACGAGATTTATAGACGGCTAGGATTTACGTTAACTGGGTTTTTGATAGATTTCTTTAATGTATTTTGCATCTCCATGTGATGATATATAGGAATTGAAGgaacttttctgtttttagtGATATGATCATGctgttgttttgttaaattatATTGATAGGAATATTGGTCAGCATGGTCACATTCTTTACGGATTTGTGGGACTAAGTGATGATAGCATAATTCAATTTTCTCTAGCTAGTTTCTGATCTAAGTATCtcaaaatatgttgttctacaGTTTCTTCagttaaaaaaaaccctaggCAGAGTATTTAGAGCCTtctgaaatttgatttttgtagaTTAGTCTAGAGATTTATGAATGTTGTAGCTTTCTGCATCATTATCAAAAACACTCTGAGGCTCCTTTTAAGTCCCAAGTTGACGATTCTCACATTTAGTGCATTGGATGAACACTTTCAATGTGGTGTAATTTATTGCGTTTATtccattttattatttttctagtttaatattgtttccctcttttcaGCACATTGATGAGGAGGTTTGAGTTCTGCTCTGAAGAATTTTATGAGGATGTGCATACA
This sequence is a window from Prunus dulcis unplaced genomic scaffold, ALMONDv2, whole genome shotgun sequence. Protein-coding genes within it:
- the LOC117613453 gene encoding disease resistance protein RPS2-like; this encodes MTKPTSRRNIVQILPRPVNQEVAPTNLDQDSNDYDNLERLSVQSCESLEVVFQLKGPKAVESHNVQAFNKLCYLLLNELPSLMHVWETGGSPHITGFGNLTFLSVSHCGSLRYLFLSTVAKLLISLKDLKVGNCEKIEQVIAEADTECVDQEITFRQLNSITLEDLPNLICFSIEAYTLKFPCLRELKVIRCPDLRTFASKVVSAHSVIKVQTEFGKSEWMGDLNSTIGNIHEKRETQRSAEHIDEEV